Genomic window (Oryzias latipes chromosome 17, ASM223467v1):
CCATTTTAAGATTTGGGAGATGGATACAACAAATACTGGTGATCCATTGAGTTAGGTTGGTTTAGTAAACCAATTGCTATTTAAGAAGAACCAAACCTGGAAAAGTCTCCAGCTCCACGAAGTTTATTACTGTCCAAGTAATCTGCACAAGTGATTTCTACAGTTTTAGCTGCAAATGCAGAGAACCTCAAAACACTTTAGCTCTTCCATTTTTCCGCTCAGGTTTTGCCATTTTGTTTTCCTCCCTTCCACTTTTTCTTGTTTACCTTCACTTCACTTGCATCTTACTGGAATCACCTGATTGTTTCTAACAGTCTTTGAAAGGCTGCTGTCCTCTATCTGAGTCAATCTCTGCAACTTTACCTGAGAATCTCTGGAAAAGCTTCCAATTTATTCCCGCTTTTCCAGCATCCACCTTTTTCCTTTCTCCCAGGGACACTTGCTACAAGTGCCAGAATCATTATAAGATGGCAGTCAGAATTGTTTCACTTAAAACAAATCTGGTCAGAGACTGAATATTTCACTAACACTTGAATGCTTCCAGCCTGTTAACCCGATTCCATGTGGTTTTGAGAGGCAGACGTTCATAAGCCTATTTAATACAATAGCTTAATGCACATTTATCAATGAAAATTAAAGATGGCAGCTAAGGTTCTATTAAGTCCTATTTTGGGCAGGCTGCCTTTACTCTAAATCCAAGCGAGCAGGGGGCTGGGGGAATAAAAATTCcccaaaataaatctttttacaAAGCAAGTTTGAATTAATCCTTTAAATCGATTTATCGCCCAGCCTTAATGGGGGCATCTATGCTTGTGCTGCAGCCCCTCACATCTGTTCTGCACATttactctttgaatgagaagcaaTTTGCACACATGTACCAACAGGCTCATCACTCATGTAGCTTTGATGGAAGCCAATGAAAGATgcactgtcctggaaaatcacAGGAAATGTGTGGATGCTGCAGAATTCAGCTGCATCTGACCTTTTGCCCTGCATGGTGGAGAAGCTGTTGCAATGAGCCTTTTGGGGggtttacatttctttatcctttatttttcttaactgtcccctttttttctatttcttctcTTTCAGTTTTGGTTCTTGTAATGGGCAAAGAAGGGGTCCATGGAGGCGGCTTGAATAAGAAGGCTTACTCAATGGCAAAATACTTGAGGGATTCAGGGTTTTAATGCTTTTGAGCTTACTTGGGTAAAACtgagggacaaaaaaaaaaagaagaaagattgCTGTTAAGATTTCTCCTTCAAGCAGTCAAATGTCTTGGATACTTTTTAATAGCAATGAAGAGTGGTAAGATACTGTGTCACCTTTGTTCCCCCCCTTACATCCTGAAAGGGGGAGACTTTtgaattttgttcatttttcttttatttttttttttttttctctccccccCCTCCTTCTCCTGTGTGCTCCAGTAATGGTTTTAGTGATGGGAAAGGAGGCGGTCCATGGTGGAACATTAAACAAGAAAGCACATGCAATGGCTGAGTACCTGAGGAAGTCTGGATATTAAGCAACATCGCCACCTCCTCTACTTAGAAGCTCACTACCTTTCATCATATTGTGTTGACACTACTTTAATGATTAGGTGGCATACATTGTTTCTTTCTACCCAGTCTATTTTTATATGCAGCCTGTAGTTCACTTAACTCTCACTACATTGTTGTCCCTCCCACTTTGTTTaatctttgtcttttctttttggcaCTACCGTTACAGCATGTTCTATCATATGTTTAACCAAAATGTCTTGTTAAAAACGCTGAAGTATAATAAAAGTTGTAAGCAAAAATTGGACTTCCACAGCTTCAATAATTGTTGTTTGTTATGAAGAGGGGCAAATGTAATGGTGAGGGCTaggaaatgcttaaaaaaaagaaaacgaaaaaaCTCCCCATCTCTGTTCTCTCCTAAATGGCATGTGGGGCAGTCAAAAGTTACATGCATGCATATCCTTTAGTGCATCTACTCCcgctcaacccccccccccccccccccccccttccaacGGGGATCCGGTGTTCCAACCAAAACCATCTTCTCATCTGCCTCCCATCCTCAAACTTAAGAACCTCCATGGAAAAACCacatgggtttttgtttttttactttcactgTTGGACCTGAATGTGGTCTCAAAGGTGATTGGCGTGGTGTCGGGCTGTCACATCGGCCTTATTGAGATTGTCATACATCACATCTCTCTGTGGACATTCCCCCTGACAGCTGAGAGGTGTCGGTGTTGTCCAtctgtaaattgtttttttttttttttttttttttgctgtcaatCATATTTGTGAGGTCCTCTCCTCCCCTGCCCCCTCTCATTTGGATCAGTTTGCAGTACGAGACATCACTCCCAGTTGATCCCGATTGACAGCTGTTGGCAacacccattgactgtaaattaCTTGCACAACTTCAGATGACTGTAAAACTGCTTCTTTAGACTAAAACCATACACTACTAACTGATTTGTTGCTGACTTCCTGTTCAACTATTAATCAAACGGCATTGTCATTTTACTACAGTATGAATGCATTTTTGACTGTAAACCAAGGCTGCTGggctccacctccaccttggggatttttttttttttttttgccttgtgCTTTAGTCATTTAAAGTGTATTCACATATTGTCATAGTATGGTACtgaaaagtaaatttaaaaagaaaaaaaacctgttgctgTGTTCACTAAACGTATTGAAAATGGTGTTGGTTGGAATTAGAACATTTGTAAAGCTGTCTTGTGAAATTTTGAGAATACCTGTATTCTGTGCCATAAAATCAATATCTAATTTTGTTGCTACTCcaagttagattttttttctcattttgaagGAAATTGCTATTAATGGCACTCTCATGAAGGATACTTTGGCATCAGTCATCTCCAGATTTTGTGGGAAATgtacagaaataaacaaaaaacacctgCAGTATTTTGTTTGAGTTGGAAGCTAATGCcacaaaatgtttgaaaatgccATGAATTGATGTCTTGTTTACTGacagatgaaataaaaaaaataatgttccAACCAGAAATGAATTGAGTGTTTTTGAAACTATAATAAGTGGTACAAATCACAAGAGTTGGGTAGATCATGTAAGTGAAAATAAACTTTGATATTCTAGAGCAGGGGAGTCAAATTCACAAtgggtcaaaataaaagcagtgaaGTAAAGTCATGGGCAAAACtcagtttttattgtaaaatgaaCTTATGtaatgtttaaccttttcataTGGTGTCTTATGTTATATTCTTTTGCCACATTAGCTCCACACAAGACAAACCGGTCTTTCCCTTATAATTCGTGAACAGATAATCTGTCTCCCACCTGTCTTAAAAGCTTCTGTTCATCTTttgtttggtcatttttgtGGAGGATGAAATTAATTTGTCCGATGTGGAGCATGGccgtcaaaagaaaaaaaaatcatactagcaaagcattgtgggatttgtagtattAGTGGGACAGTAAATGCCGTGGCCCAGctctaatgcacatttgatatgATCTCGCAGGCCAATTATAATTACCGGTACACCGGGCCTGAGTTTGACATGTGTTCGAGAGAATAGTTTTTAGATACTGTGTTGATACAGTTGGGAATGACTTCTTATGATGTCCCAGATGTGAAGATGTGCCGCTGTAGATGGACTTGAGTACAAGGACTGTACAAGGCACAGGACATGGGAAgtcagggttcaaatcccaggggATGCAATGAGCCTCAGTGtttgtctttgggcaagaccccTTGTGCTACTGCCTAACTGTGCAGCTGCAagcccagcccagataaaatgaAGGGTTGCACCAGGAAGGGCTTCCGTTGTAATAATCGTTGCCGAACCACTTTTACAAATCAGTGTCCTGTTACTGGGCATGCCTAAAAGTGAACAATGTAAAGGGCATATTACTTTTAAAGGATTCAAATCACACACACTTAGAATAAAATATCAAGCTGTCATTTAATCATTATTCATCTGCTTGTGAATAATAACATCCACCTTAAATATTATATATTAGTTGCAAAATTTGGACGTTTTGCACATGtaatgtgctatcctaggcactttaacattgggagttgggtcatctagacccactagatgatgcgctaaaactttttttttcaatgatttgtgatcttcactggtctccatggattacatgaaatctttccacctttatccacctttgtcatggtagggagaacacgtcaatgtcagggtggggtcatctaagatagcacaagggttaaacagaagACTTATTGGAAAGTTCTTAAGATGTAGTCTGTATGTAGGTGAAATGTGCTTGTAATGGTGGATTGTTCTGCTAAAGCTCTTTTAAACCCCTACATGACTTAACAACGTCCTAAATGCACCATTTATATGGTAGGGGAAACTTTATTTAGCAAAcagtcaaaatgtatttaagaaagACTTAGCACTTCTGTCCAAATGTCATCAACAATTGGCAACACCTGCTGCCATCAGGTGTTTGATTAGCTTTAATTGACAGTGGAGTCAGCTCACTTAGGCTCAAACATACTCACTAGAAACAGGTTTGACCTTTTATGAGACACTGCTAAGGCTGTTTGCCTGAGTgcagtgctttttttctttgctctaaTGGCGTGTCGAGATAGTGGGGGCAGTATAATTTTACTGTGTTTAGGGCTTTTAGGGTTTGTAACGTCACTTTGCCAATGTACAAGTTTGACAAGGTTAAAGGCACTAGATGAATCAAATGAGAAGTCAACACAAACTCAAAGTGAAGCTGAAAAAAGTCATCAGCACCATGGAAGACTACTGATTGGACTGAAATCCCAGCTTGATGCCAAGCTCAGTAAAACAAATTCCACAAAGGAGGTACTAGAAGATGATGCGGATTACCAAGCTGATATGGGTATGTTGAACATATGTTAAAACTGAGGCTTTTCAACTTGCTTTGCAATAACTTTGCAATACAACTCTTATGGATTAAAAATTTTCTATTTATGTATAGGATGGTGGCAGATAAAGCAATTAGGTGAAGGAATGCAGCAGGAACCACTGGGAATAGAGCGACTTCTTAGAATGGAACCCAAAGTTGAATGCACAGGAGACTCGATGAAACTTCTTGTTCAAGGTGCCACTTCAACCCCTGCAACTCTCCTCTTTGTGGACCGTGGTGAGTGCTCACTCTTGATACACATGTGTGAAATTCTGCtcagttttattttctgcacACATTGTGATACTCCCAATATTCCTCAGGAAGTGACTTATCTCCCTTGTCGCTGTCAAAGTTGCCATCAAGCTGTGGTTACACTGTCAGGTCAACGCGAAGAGATTTGGTCCTAGTTGCTCCTTACAGTGGTTGCTTTGTCTCCATTGAGGTGAGTGTCTTGTTCTAGAAACAAAAACTTACCTGTACATGGTTGGCAATCTCTCCATTTATGGTTGCAGGAGGACAGTTACGTTCTCCCACTACGCTGGTGTGGCCTTCAAGTAAGGATGTCCTGTCCCTTGATGCGACAAATGTCAACTAACCCCCCGATGGTCACCTGTCACAGTGGGGGCATGGTTGTGACAACACAGGGAACAAACTCTGCTGCTAAAATCAGAGTAAATGGTAAATTATTGGCCCAATTAAATACTTGGTGACATGTAAACTTCATTGAGCATATTTTAGTctaatctgtttttaatttatttattagtgAACGGAGAATGGGAGCCTCTACTTCAGGCAACAAAAAGATGCATGTTTAGTATTGTCGAACATCCAGATGGTGTGGTCATTTCCATTCGCTATGCCCCATGCATTGTGATGAAGGTATGGTTTTATATCAGGGATGCCCAAATCCCAGCCTCGAGGGCTGGCCTCCTGCTAGTTTTCCCTACCAGGAGGCCAGCCCTTATCTGCGGTTAATTACCTGGAACAGGTGTGTTTAACCATAAAGGAGATTCAATGTCAGGATGGATTTAAGACACTGCCACAGaagcctggatttggggacccctgtttTAGATGGACCTCGACAATTTGAAGGATTATATTTTTGATGCATGTCTTAATTTCTCTGCAGGATGGACTGTACAGACTTGAACTGGCTACAGATCAGGAAAGCAAAATCTCGTGTCCATCACTGTATATGGCTCAACTAGGGCCCACAAAAAGCCCAGCCACAGATGGTCCACAGcaacctgctgctcctcctcctgatcaAAACATGCAACGAATTCCAGGTTTTCCTCAAGACTTGCAAAATCTGAACATCCCCAATCAGAAACCAAAGGAGATGCCTTATCCCCATTTTCCGTATTATAATTTGCATCCAAGTTTCCTTTACCCTCACCATACAAGTCCAGATGCCCCACCTACAGTACAGCCACAAACTCCTTCACTTCCACCAGTTGTTCAAGGTACAAGGAATCCCCATCTTCCTCCTTTTTATCCTCAGTCACATATAAATGTTATGCCCTCAAGGCGGCCATCTGTTACCAAACCACCAGGTAAAGATAAATTGCATCCGGGTCATGTTGCACTCCCACCTGTTTATCCACAAAAACCTACCAGACCACATTCAAGCCAGCACAAGTTTCAACCAAAGCCCTCTCACCCATTTCTTTTCCATCCTCACCATCAATTTCATATTCCCCATTTACAACCAATGGATCCTAAAAAAGTGCCCAAGAAGCCATTGCCATCACATACCGGAGCACATGTGAAACCACAGGCAGAGTACCAGCCTTTTTACTACTACTATCAACAGAAGCCTGATGGGAAGCCTTCTGTCTCTCAGCCGTCACAGCCTGGAGCACCTCCATTTTACCCCTTTCATTTGTACAATCAATCAAAGCCTGACTCATCTTTTGGCCAAATGTACCAACCGTTCTACTTTAACATGTATGGCAAAGAAGATCCACCCTCAAAACAATTTCAGACATCAAAACCGTTGCAGTCTCAAATACCTGGTGGGCAAATGTATCAAATGCTCCATCCCTACAACCAGACAAAACCTTACAGTCAAATGTACCATCCGTACATCCCTTACAACTTGTATAGTCAACAGAAGCCAGCCTCAAAACCGTCTGGGGGTTCTCATCCTCAAACTCATGATCAATATAATCAGTTCTTCTACCCTTACTATGTGTATAACCAACAGAAACAAACTTccacagctgttcctcagttaCCACATCCTAAGCCTTCTCAGGCTCAACAACCACCAAGGCCTCCACCAAGGCCAGCAGTTCAACCTCCTTCAAAACCCTCGGCTCCTCAAAAGCCACAGCCTGGAGCCCCTGATGACCTAGAAAGCCAGCAGATGTGTGTGTACTCTCAACTGGTAGATCAAAGTCGACAACTAAACATGCCAGTTAGTGCTCCGGGGTCGGCAACTGAAGTTGGTCAAGTACTTGGACCATGCCAGCCTTTTAAGATGCCTTCCTCTGAAACAAGTGGTGGAACCCTTGTGGAGAAGCAAATACCAGGTGCAAAACCTCTGCAAGGCCCAATGTTTTATCCTTACCTCTTCTATCCCCTACAGTCCCAGTATGCAACACTTCCTCCAAATACTAATGTTCAACAGATGATTATGTCATTAGGTGACCCAAAACAGCCAGCCTCTCCAGTACAGAGTACTGCTGTTCCTCCACAAGATCCTCAGCTAAGTGGTCAATTTTTGCACCCTGCACACTGCTCTCAGTTTTGCCTGTATGGATACTCAAACTGCTGCCCACAGATCGCATTTCACCAACATCTACATATTGCTCCTGCTAGTCTTGACAAAGATGCACCTTGGTTCTATCCAGGTCTACCACTGATGTCTTTGATGGCATATACTGAGTTTAATAACGGCTTGGAAGCTGCCCCAGTCTCAGAAAAGGTTTCTGAGGGAACAGCATCCCAAAATATGGCGCACAGCAGTTTTGCTCAAGCAGCTCAGTCCCCTCCAAAAATGGATGTAAAACCATCACAGCTCCATCCACCAGATGGCAATCCTACTGCACTACCTGGAAGTGGTCCCAACAAGGCTAAAAATGAGTTGCCATTTGATCCCCTTCTGGGAGAGTCGCTACATCCTTTCTGGACATACTTGTCACAAAATATGGGTGGGCTAAACTTGCAAAGCCCTTCCGTCGGTCATTACAACGATCCCTCTGGATTTTGGTCCGTGGACAAACCAGTAATGCAGTATCAGCCTCATCAGTTTGGTCTGCCGAAGCAGAAACAAAGTCAATATTCAGTTGGAAGTGATCCCTCAAGTCCTGCTTTCGTGCcttatatccatccatctttagcTGCTGCCAAGGAACTTCAGTCATTGAACAAAAGGACTACTGAGCAAAAACGTTATTTACACGACTCCCAACGTGAAATGGAGCAGTTCTTCTCTCCCCACTATATGCCCCAGGATGCACCTGTACCTACTCAAAATGGTTCTGTACCTCTGAACTATTCACAGGCAAAgctgtttgaaatattttctaaaaacttcACAAAGCATGAACAGACTCTGAACTCTCAGCCGCAGAGTTTTGTCTTGCTGCAGCATGGCCCACCAGGTAGGAAGCCTAGCAGTTTAAATGATCCAGTATCTTATGCAGACCTGATTTTTGGTGAAAATCCAGAAAAGCTCAACACTGAAGGAACCATTGATGGTACCACTCTGACTCAGGAGCCCTTGCAGGAAAACATTCAGGAGTTCGAAGGAATGCCTGATCCCTTATTTGAAAATGTCAACTTGATGCCAAGGCTTGATGAACCTGGATTCCAGTTGcctttttctgcagctgacGATCCTCTTCAAGTGCATTCATCTCCTGAACAGTCCCAAACTTCAGCATTATTAAAACCTGATGATCTATGGAAATCTCAAAGACTTTCAGGTTCTAGCCAGATGTTTCCTCCACTCTTTCCAGGAAACATGTTTCAATTTGGCCTTGCAGCTGAACAACCAGCAGTTGGTATGACTGTCTTAATATACTAAATTGATCATACAGAATCAAGTTTTTCTctaatgaattgtttttttcttttttaggaatGAGTAGACCTCCCCATGCAGAACATGAGAAAACGAGATGAGCtgcctttatttttgaataaaagttaCAAACTCTGCAAGCTTGTGTaagactaacttttttttcccccctttgtaATGTCTACTTTAAATGTTAACATCCGCTTAAATATGAACTTTGCCATTGGGAACCTGTGTTGCTTCACAGGGAACTGATACTTGTTGAACATTGACCTATTGTGTAAACACAAACTTGAATTTACTCGTTCTTTCGGGGTACCCATGCATCTTTGATCGTTTTTCTGCCTATAGGATTATGCTGGCCGACCCGGACTATTTAAATCCACGTTTTTAACACTGAGCCCTTGAACCTTGAGCCGCATCTCATAAAGTGGATAATGTCAATGGGTTCAGAAGGCCATAATTTGGAAAAGCAAACGTGCATCAGTTGTGTACTAATTCTCATGTAAACTACAGACTTTTAGCAGAAAACTCTTTAGTAAAATCTAGACCTCATTACTGTAATCAAATGCCTGATATCTGAAGATGTAAGCTTTTGCCATCTTTAGCCAAGGCAAACTTGCTATGAAACTTTCATAAAGTTTAAGCAATTAGTGTATTTTCTTTGACTAAATGAAAAGATTGGCAGAAACCTTAAATTTAGTGTAACCTTCACCTTGAAACGGACTTTAATTGACTGATTTCAAACACCTTtagatatttaattttttggctTCATTTATCAGAGGGGAATTTGAACTTGGAACTTGACGTGGCCCTTAAACAGgctttttaagcctttttttttttaatttatataaaaaagttaAACCTTTAGGTTTTTACTATGCCTCAACATTGTGGGATGTGCAGTGCTGCAAATAATACTGAATCAGAACTTATTGAGTAATCACTCTGtccaatttttaattttcttgaaTATCTGGTGTTAAGCAGAATCCTTTTGGTGAAAATGTGGCTGaactagatttttaaaaaaaaatgaagctgtaATACCAGGTTTGTCTTCAAATTTATTAAAGATTACATGCAAATCTACAACCATTTGTAACAAGTTTCTCTATAATGCATGCCATTTCAACTTCAAACTGCAGATTGCTCATTTTGATCTACTGACATTACATCTACCTACCACAATGCGTATTTGTACATCAGATGCTAGCACAAGCGTAGATGAAGGAAGCAAATATTGAGTCCTTAGTGCGTGAACGCCTAGAAAAATCTGATCCTCCCTGGGCACGGGGGCACGACAGCAACGAGGTCTGtctgagcagcaggagctgcaggtgcTTCAGCTGCTCTCTTCACCACAGAAAGAGGAACCTCGACGCTGGCTGAATCATCTGAAGCTGAGGAGGAAGAAGTGGGCGGAGCCAAAGAGGGGTCAGCGACTGCAGCGTCGACTTTTACAGCAGGGGCTACAGGTACAGTTTCAGCAGACTCTGACTCTGCAGATAAAAGGCCGCTCATGTGAGGGTCATGGAGGGCAGTTAGCTTGTGGTGACTCCTGCCGTGATTGTGACCACCAGAGTGAACATGGACAAGTGGAGGCAAGGCAGGCTCTGCAGCTACGGTGCTGTTGGAATCAACGATGGgaatctgcaacaaaaaaatcagcaaGGGATCACGCTGACTGCTGTTTAAATGTTCCTCAAATCCAAAGAAAATCCAGGAAACCATATGCATTATTTTACCAGATAGGAAAACATCTTGCAGTTCACAGCAGGATCTGTTTGAAAACCAGTTGCAATGCAAATTCCACGAGCCTAAATGGAGAAAAGGCATTCCGATTAGGGTTTAGGATTAGGATTTCAAATCTTGCTCTTTTTGCTACTTACAGCCATGGTGTCATTAAGGGGCGTGCAGGTATCATTGAGACAGTTAGCCTCAACGAAAACATATTCTACGATATACTGATGGCCACCTGACACCACCTGAATATAGAAAAATCGAAAGAAATTTATGTCAAATTTTTTGGAATGCACAGCAGTGGGTAAAAACTGTTTCTGTGTATGCTTAGTTTCACCTGTGAACTCATCCTTCCAACATCCACTAAGGTATAGGTTACATTTTCAGTCTCGTTGTTGAGCTTTGACAGGGATGCATGGACAAAGTCCAGAGCTGCAGTGTGGTTCAAGGGAAGCAGTTCGGGGCAGCCCAGACAAAGGTCTTCTGAT
Coding sequences:
- the LOC101166745 gene encoding proline-rich protein 36; translation: MACRDSGGSIILLCLGLLGFVTSLCQCTSLTRLKALDESNEKSTQTQSEAEKSHQHHGRLLIGLKSQLDAKLSKTNSTKEVLEDDADYQADMGWWQIKQLGEGMQQEPLGIERLLRMEPKVECTGDSMKLLVQGATSTPATLLFVDRGSDLSPLSLSKLPSSCGYTVRSTRRDLVLVAPYSGCFVSIEEDSYVLPLRWCGLQVRMSCPLMRQMSTNPPMVTCHSGGMVVTTQGTNSAAKIRVNVNGEWEPLLQATKRCMFSIVEHPDGVVISIRYAPCIVMKDGLYRLELATDQESKISCPSLYMAQLGPTKSPATDGPQQPAAPPPDQNMQRIPGFPQDLQNLNIPNQKPKEMPYPHFPYYNLHPSFLYPHHTSPDAPPTVQPQTPSLPPVVQGTRNPHLPPFYPQSHINVMPSRRPSVTKPPGKDKLHPGHVALPPVYPQKPTRPHSSQHKFQPKPSHPFLFHPHHQFHIPHLQPMDPKKVPKKPLPSHTGAHVKPQAEYQPFYYYYQQKPDGKPSVSQPSQPGAPPFYPFHLYNQSKPDSSFGQMYQPFYFNMYGKEDPPSKQFQTSKPLQSQIPGGQMYQMLHPYNQTKPYSQMYHPYIPYNLYSQQKPASKPSGGSHPQTHDQYNQFFYPYYVYNQQKQTSTAVPQLPHPKPSQAQQPPRPPPRPAVQPPSKPSAPQKPQPGAPDDLESQQMCVYSQLVDQSRQLNMPVSAPGSATEVGQVLGPCQPFKMPSSETSGGTLVEKQIPGAKPLQGPMFYPYLFYPLQSQYATLPPNTNVQQMIMSLGDPKQPASPVQSTAVPPQDPQLSGQFLHPAHCSQFCLYGYSNCCPQIAFHQHLHIAPASLDKDAPWFYPGLPLMSLMAYTEFNNGLEAAPVSEKVSEGTASQNMAHSSFAQAAQSPPKMDVKPSQLHPPDGNPTALPGSGPNKAKNELPFDPLLGESLHPFWTYLSQNMGGLNLQSPSVGHYNDPSGFWSVDKPVMQYQPHQFGLPKQKQSQYSVGSDPSSPAFVPYIHPSLAAAKELQSLNKRTTEQKRYLHDSQREMEQFFSPHYMPQDAPVPTQNGSVPLNYSQAKLFEIFSKNFTKHEQTLNSQPQSFVLLQHGPPGRKPSSLNDPVSYADLIFGENPEKLNTEGTIDGTTLTQEPLQENIQEFEGMPDPLFENVNLMPRLDEPGFQLPFSAADDPLQVHSSPEQSQTSALLKPDDLWKSQRLSGSSQMFPPLFPGNMFQFGLAAEQPAVGMSRPPHAEHEKTR
- the LOC101168652 gene encoding alpha-2-HS-glycoprotein yields the protein MNPLGFALVLGLLGAMQAQSNVLRPLCDSPEVEEAALVAQDFLNNQHNHGYKYALNRIEDVKILTAPDGSSTYFLEIELLETQCHVMDPTPVANCTVRPKRLTAIEGDCDVVLKKVNDTFTVTAFKCKTEESSEDLCLGCPELLPLNHTAALDFVHASLSKLNNETENVTYTLVDVGRMSSQVVSGGHQYIVEYVFVEANCLNDTCTPLNDTMAARGICIATGFQTDPAVNCKMFSYLIPIVDSNSTVAAEPALPPLVHVHSGGHNHGRSHHKLTALHDPHMSGLLSAESESAETVPVAPAVKVDAAVADPSLAPPTSSSSASDDSASVEVPLSVVKRAAEAPAAPAAQTDLVAVVPPCPGRIRFF